A region of Lycium barbarum isolate Lr01 chromosome 1, ASM1917538v2, whole genome shotgun sequence DNA encodes the following proteins:
- the LOC132645321 gene encoding uncharacterized protein LOC132645321, translated as MSIISDAMVMKSADSQTVKAKLTAPIDVDFAKCDCCGLTEECTLSYIETIRQRYQGKWICGLCAEAIKDEIIRCDMLISTEEALNRHLNFCKNFSSSSPPLNPTVHLIAAMRQILRRSLESPKLLRSMSSTPAENSGEMKHAVIIRSESCIPAISLGLDGGCE; from the coding sequence ATGTCGATAATCAGCGATGCAATGGTGATGAAATCAGCAGATTCACAAACAGTTAAAGCAAAACTTACAGCACCAATAGATGTTGATTTCGCTAAATGCGATTGCTGCGGTTTGACAGAGGAATGCACTCTATCATATATAGAAACAATTCGCCAGCGGTATCAAGGGAAGTGGATTTGCGGATTGTGTGCTGAGGCAATCAAAGACGAGATCATACGATGCGACATGCTTATCAGTACTGAAGAGGCCTTGAATCGTCACCTCAACTTCTGTAAGAACTTCAGTTCGTCTAGCCCGCCTTTAAATCCGACTGTTCATTTAATCGCTGCGATGAGGCAGATTTTGAGGAGGAGTTTGGAATCTCCCAAGTTGCTTAGGTCGATGTCTAGTACTCCAGCAGAAAATAGTGGAGAGATGAAACACGCGGTGATTATTCGATCGGAGAGTTGTATCCCAGCAATTTCGTTGGGATTGGATGGAGGTTGTGAATGA